In Gossypium hirsutum isolate 1008001.06 chromosome D06, Gossypium_hirsutum_v2.1, whole genome shotgun sequence, one genomic interval encodes:
- the LOC107901297 gene encoding heme oxygenase 1, chloroplastic, translating to MASLTPISHSHSHSLLKRPNVRPPPPPSFFSSFILKDFPYSKTLSLKLPRMLTRNVVVSATTAEKPRKRYPGEAKGFVEEMRFVAMKLHTKEQAKEGEKEVKQPEERPVQRWEPSVDGYLKFLVDSKLVYDTLEGIIDKAPFPSYAEFRDTGLERSEKLAKDLQWFKEQGYTIPEPSSPGVTYAEYLKELSEKDPQAFICHFYNIYFAHSAGGRMIGKKVAEKILDKKELEFYKWDGDLSQLLQNVRDKLNKVAESWTREEKNHCLEETEKSFKYSGDILRLILS from the exons ATGGCGTCTCTGACCCCTATTTCCCACTCCCACTCCCACTCCCTTCTTAAAAGGCCCAACGTTAGACCTCCTCCTCCTCCCAGTTTCTTTTCCAGTTTCATCCTCAAGGATTTCCCATATTCCAAAACTCTCTCCCTTAAACTTCCCAGGATGCTTACTAGGAACGTCGTTGTATCAGCCACGACGGCGGAGAAGCCCAGGAAGAGGTATCCTGGGGAAGCTAAAGGGTTTGTGGAAGAGATGAGGTTCGTGGCTATGAAATTGCATACTAAGGAGCAAGCCAAGGAAGGAGAGAAGGAAGTGAAACAACCTGAAGAGCGGCCCGTTCAGAGATGGGAGCCCAGCGTTGATGGGTACTTGAAGTTCCTTGTGGATAGCAAGTTGGTTTACGATACGCTCGAAGGAATTATTGATAAGGCTCCTTTCCCTAGCT ATGCTGAATTTAGAGACACTGGACTGGAAAGGTCTGAAAAATTGGCAAAGGATTTACAGTGGTTCAAAGAGCAAGGCTACACTATTCCAGAACCATCTTCTCCTGGTGTTACGTATGCTGAGTATCTCAAAGAATTATCTGAGAAGGATCCACAAGCATTCATATGCCATTTCTACAACATTTATTTTGCCCACTCAGCTGGCGGCCGGATGATTGGGAAGAAG GTAGCTGAGAAGATACTTGACAAGAAGGAGTTAGAGTTTTACAAATGGGATGGTGACCTTTCGCAACTGTTACAAAATGTGAGGGACAAGCTGAATAAAGTTGCTGAG AGCTGGACTAGAGAAGAGAAGAACCATTGCTTGGAAGAAACTGAGAAATCATTCAAATATTCTGGGGATATCCTTCGACTGATATTGTCATAG
- the LOC107901296 gene encoding protein BUNDLE SHEATH DEFECTIVE 2, chloroplastic, with translation MANSLSFTSVCSFNTCNKPGIIIDNSFPRKVLVINEVFKSSRSARMCSLEAKAAEKNQSTKPTSIVCADCEGNGAKQCSQCKGTGVNSVDHFNGQFKAGGLCWLCRGKREILCGNCNGAGFTGGFMSTLDD, from the exons ATGGCAAACTCTCTATCTTTCACTTCTGTTTGTTCCTTCAACACTTGCAATAAGCCGG GGATAATTATTGATAATTCTTTTCCGAGGAAGGTTCTTGTGATAAATGAAGTGTTTAAGAGCTCCAGGAGTGCCAGAATGTGTTCTTTAGAGGCTAAG GCTGCTGAAAAGAATCAAAGTACTAAACCAACTAGCATTGTTTGTGCTGATTGCGAAGGAAatg GTGCAAAACAATGTTCTCAATGCAAAGGAACTGGGGTTAATTCAGTTGATCACTTCAATGGACAATTTAAAGCTGGTGGGCTGTGTTGGCTTTGCAG GGGGAAAAGGGAGATTTTATGTGGGAATTGTAATGGAGCTGGCTTTACTGGTGGATTTATGAGCACCTTGGATGACTGA
- the LOC107901295 gene encoding uncharacterized protein has product MASRFLLTAAPFLPSQRNEMNGLLGQMRSSFHGKVGYKQSFLRRESNSPRGGRLVVASVLGRKVQKKETVVPDPDYRIPFVLLGLAGGLVYTDNLLPAAPVGLLGLLLLFQTTRVRFVFDDEALEVKVGEQLEDSGENVFVGGKNRWKYSTFVNWELWWPSFPILVYLRRHRQNLKDKFTFSQSFLTESNSMM; this is encoded by the exons ATGGCTAGTAGATTCCTGTTGACTGCTGCTCCATTTCTACCTTCCCAAA GAAATGAAATGAATGGTCTTTTGGGACAAATGAGGAGCTCATTCCATGGCAAAGTAGGATATAAGCAAAGTTTTTTAAGAAGAGAATCCAATAGTCCTCGTGGAGGCAGACTTGTTGTTGCATCAGTG CTAGGAAGGAAGGTCCAAAAGAAAGAAACTGTGGTTCCTGACCCAGATTATCGCATACCCTTTGTCCTACTTG gTCTAGCCGGTGGATTGGTTTATACTGACAACCTATTACCAGCTGCACCTGTTGGTTTACTTGGGTTGCTCCTGTTGTTCCAG ACTACCAGAGTGAGATTTGTCTTTGACGACGAGGCTCTG GAGGTAAAAGTAGGAGAGCAGCTTGAGGATTCAGGTGAAAATGTCTTCGTGGGCGGAAAGAACCGTTGGAA GTACTCAACATTTGTGAATTGGGAACTTTGGTGGCCAAGTTTCCCAATTCTGGTGTATTTAAGGAGACACAGACAAAACCTGAAGGACAAGTTCACTTTTTCCCAGTCATTTTT AACGGAAAGCAACTCTATGATGTAA
- the LOC107901294 gene encoding uncharacterized protein → MANAWKREHSKTQKLLSPKTLLSLLILILIFYLCFSFLSPKNPTFIPTTASYKTQISTQNFPIPPFNCRNSPQSHPIIANQVENLKYPFIYSLADLGSLPDKPHKNIVRILKGKPFRRPDISTTVQDFLEGKNRDGFFVDVGANIGMASFAAAVMGFRVLAFEPVLENLQRICDGIWFNRIEELITVFEAAASDRNGNITFHKLVGRLDNSAVSAVGARLAFKSNEEIAVQVRSILLDEVIPESEPVLLLKIDVQGWEYHVLKGAKKLLSRKKGEAPYLIYEEDERLLQASNTTAKEIRDFLSGLGYTHCTQHGTDAHCTKN, encoded by the exons ATGGCAAACGCATGGAAGCGAGAACACAGCAAAACCCAAAAGCTCCTCTCACCCAAAACCCTTCTTTCCCTCCTCATCCTCATCCTCATCTTCTACCTctgtttctcttttctttcccCTAAAAACCCCACCTTTATCCCCACCACTGCATCTTATAAGACCCAAATATCTACCCAAAATTTCCCAATCCCTCCTTTTAATTGCCGCAACTCCCCGCAATCTCATCCCATTATTGCCAACCAAGTAGAAAATCTCAAATACCCTTTTATTTACTCCTTAGCTGACTTAGGCTCCCTCCCTGACAAGCCTCACAAGAACATCGTCAGAATTCTTAAAGGTAAGCCCTTTCGTCGGCCTGACATCTCCACCACTGTTCAGGATTTTCTGGAAGGGAAAAACAGGGATGGGTTTTTCGTGGATGTCGGGGCCAATATCGGGATGGCCAGTTTCGCCGCAGCTGTTATGGGGTTCAGGGTGTTGGCTTTTGAGCCAGTTTTGGAGAATTTGCAAAGGATTTGTGATGGCATTTGGTTTAATAGGATTGAGGAATTGATTACTGTATTTGAAGCAGCCGCATCTGACCGTAATGGAAATATTACTTTCCATAAG TTGGTTGGCCGGCTTGACAACAGTGCCGTTTCTGCTGTTGGTGCGAGGTTGGCATTCAAGTCCAATGAAGAAATAGCAGTTCAAGTGAGATCCATCCTTCTCGATGAAGTTATCCCAGAGTCAGAGCCAGTGCTTCTGCTTAAAATTGATGTACAGGGATGGGAATACCATGTATTGAAGGGAGCCAAAAAGTTGTTATCGAGGAAAAAAGGTGAAGCCCCTTATCTAATCTACGAGGAAGATGAACGACTGTTGCAAGCAAGTAACACTACCGCCAAAGAGATACGGGATTTTCTAAGTGGTTTGGGTTATACTCATTGCACCCAGCATGGTACAGATGCTCATTGCACCAAGAATTAA
- the LOC107899988 gene encoding probable polygalacturonase At1g80170, which produces MVVSLHLQVTSFAFFVLILCLYCSNIVYNVVAMKSEVVDVSDFGAVGDGTADSSKAFLKAWNFVCSREIENGVRVIFVPENQTFLLHPVTFNGPCKAKEIKFLIMGRIISPVSPKTWEGLDQAKWLTFYKVSGLKIKGSGEINGRGWGWWNQSCRDHPRLEGCTSLAPTAMIFESCKTSSLSQVRLINSSQTHVLIRGTDGFIVDHVKITAPETSPNTDGIHISSASNIFIRNSIIGTGDDCVSIGDYTTNIHISHVKCGPGHGISIGSLGRSGNFVQVQNIRVNTVTFKGTTNGARIKTWQVGKGYVRGVMFENLFFNSVKNPIIIDQNYCNVRGACKELETGVQIRDVVYRNLWGTSSTEVAITLNCSRSVSCTGLLLQSIMLKSSITGKNVRSSCINAHGAAIGVVQPAPCF; this is translated from the exons ATGGTTGTTTCTTTGCATTTGCAGGTCACTTCTTTTGCCTTCTTTGTTCTGATATTGTGCTTATATTGTTCCAATATTGTTTACAATGTGGTCGCCATGAAATCAGAGGTTGTTGATGTATCAGATTTTGGTGCTGTTGGAGATGGCACTGCTGATAGTTCTAAG gCATTTTTGAAGGCATGGAATTTCGTATGCAGTAGGGAAATAGAAAATGGTGTACGGGTTATATTCGTCCCAGAAAACCAAACGTTTTTGTTGCATCCAGTCACTTTTAACGGTCCATGCAAAGCTAAAGAGATAAAGTTTCTG ATAATGGGAAGAATAATTTCACCGGTTTCACCCAAGACATGGGAGGGACTGGACCAGGCCAAATGGCTAACGTTTTACAAAGTTTCTGGGCTCAAAATCAAGGGTAGCGGCGAAATCAACGGACGAGGCTGGGGTTGGTGGAACCAATCATGCAGGGATCATCCACGCCTG GAAGGATGCACTTCATTGGCACCAACT GCTATGATATTCGAGTCCTGCAAAACCAGCAGTCTCAGCCAGGTTCGGCTGATAAACAGCTCTCAAACACATGTACTAATTAGAGGAACTGATGGTTTTATCGTCGACCATGTGAAGATAACAGCTCCGGAAACCAGCCCCAATACTGATGGAATTCATATTAGTTCAGCAAGCAATATATTCATTAGAAATAGTATCATTGGCACTG GAGATGATTGTGTCTCAATTGGAGATTACACTACTAATATTCATATATCTCATGTAAAGTGTGGACCTGGTCATGGAATCAG cATTGGAAGCTTAGGAAGGTCAGGAAATTTCGTACAAGTGCAGAACATTCGTGTAAACACAGTTACCTTCAAAGGAACCACAAATGGTGCTCGAATCAAGACATGGCAG GTTGGGAAAGGTTATGTTCGAGGAGTTATGTTTGAGAACCTATTCTTCAACTCAGTGAAAAACCCAATAATCATAGATCAAAATTACTGCAATGTTAGGGGAGCTTGCAAGGAACTG GAAACTGGAGTTCAGATAAGGGACGTGGTTTACAGAAATCTATGGGGAACATCAAGCACTGAAGTCGCCATTACATTGAACTGCAGTCGTTCAGTTTCATGCACTGGACTGTTACTGCAATCTATAATGCTTAAGTCTTCCATAACTGGGAAGAATGTTAGGTCGAGTTGCATTAATGCTCATGGTGCAGCTATTGGAGTAGTTCAACCAGCCCCttgtttctaa